The following proteins are co-located in the Colletotrichum lupini chromosome 4, complete sequence genome:
- a CDS encoding ABC1 family protein, with amino-acid sequence MLRQSIAGLSAARSPAQRCLFSKRHHLLHRSRSIPTTATATRTAANATTSRLLSHTRTARIHTSSARRALIPPSPESLGAPKKARTYKRSSKWLRRLVIFSAVGGTLYLADRQIYASGFARSLRTFGTGLLVALDYKLNFRPEPLTGGTVQDLHVRNAERLFDLLRHNGGLYLKIGQAIAMQSAVLPPEFQKMFARMFDDAPQDDWSDVEAVIREDFGGRSVEDVFGVSFRGEEGKGVMERRARASASVAQVHWARLPDGREVAVKIQKREIAKQITWDLWAFKTVAWIYSRWFDLPLYSLVPFITERLELETDFLNEAKNSETMRDLINSEKGLRGRVYVPKVYPELSTRRVMVTEWIEGTRLWDKQGINGRWMGGYGKGSPGVHGAQLQPPDMATVRRELRDRPYAEQFKPERSEWKGRRGRGGLGLSSKEVMTTMIDLFSAQIFKWGVVHCDPHPGNIFIRRLPNGRAELVLIDHGLYVYMSPEFRHQYGVFWKALMTFDNKTIEKVTTEWGIKAADLFASATLMRPYEGGDERTRNGIMKELEGKTPAERHYEMQQRMKQGIRDMLADEEKWPKELIFIGRNMRIVQGNNQYLGSPVNRVKMMGEWASRSLFEDPNLPWAKRAGNAWRHLLFKGVLALTDVAFYFFKVKQLLGFGGGMEDEMEKRMKDIAQDFGVELQHEVFEG; translated from the coding sequence ATGTTACGCCAGAGCATAGCTGGTCTCTCCGCCGCGAGATCACCAGCGCAGAGATGTCTCTTCTCGAAGCGTCATCACCTACTGCATAGATCGAGATCGATACCGACAACGGCCACAGCGACAAGGACAGCGGCGAATGCGACGACATCACGACTCCTCTCCCACACCAGAACGGCGCGCATCCACACGAGCAGCGCCCGCCGCGCCCTCATCCCCCCTTCGCCAGAATCCCTCGGCGCACCAAAAAAGGCGCGCACATACAAGCGCAGCTCCAAATGGCTGCGCCGCCTCGTCATCTTCTCCGCCGTCGGCGGCACGCTCTACCTCGCCGACCGACAAATCTACGCCTCGGGCTTCGCCCGCTCCCTCCGCACCTTCGGGACGGGCCTCCTCGTCGCCCTCGACTACAAGCTAAACTTCCGCCCCGAGCCGCTTACCGGCGGCACCGTGCAGGACCTGCACGTCCGCAACGCCGAGCGCCTGTTCGACCTGCTGCGGCACAACGGCGGGCTCTACCTCAAGATCGGCCAGGCCATCGCCATGCAGAGCGCCGTGCTGCCGCCCGAGTTCCAAAAGATGTTTGCGCGCATGTTTGACGACGCGCCGCAGGACGACTGGAGCGACGTCGAGGCCGTGATCCGCGAGGACTTTGGCGGGCGGAGCGTCGAGGACGTGTTTGGCGTCAGCTTCCGCGGGGAGGAAGGGAAGGGCGTCATGGAGAGGCGGGCGAGGGCGAGCGCCAGCGTCGCGCAGGTGCACTGGGCGCGGCTGCCTGACGGCCGCGAGGTGGCCGTCAAGATCCAGAAGCGGGAGATTGCCAAGCAGATCACGTGGGACCTGTGGGCGTTCAAGACGGTCGCGTGGATCTACAGCAGGTGGTTCGACCTGCCGCTGTACAGCCTCGTGCCCTTCATCACGGAGCGGCTGGAGCTCGAGACGGACTTTTTGAACGAGGCCAAGAACTCGGAGACGATGAGGGACCTGATCAACTCGGAGAAGGGCCTCCGCGGCAGGGTGTACGTTCCCAAGGTCTATCCGGAGCTCTCGACGCGGCGCGTCATGGTGACGGAGTGGATCGAGGGTACGCGGCTGTGGGACAAGCAAGGGATCAACGGGCGGTGGATGGGCGGGTACGGCAAGGGGTCGCCGGGCGTCCACGGCGCGCAGCTCCAGCCGCCCGACATGGCCACCGTCCGCCGCGAGCTCCGCGACCGGCCGTACGCCGAGCAGTTCAAGCCGGAGCGGAGCGAGTGGAAGGGCCGTCGCGGGCGCGGCGGCCTGGGCTTGTCGAGCAAGGAGGTCATGACGACCATGATCGACCTCTTCTCCGCGCAGATTTTCAAATGGGGCGTCGTCCACTGCGACCCGCACCCGGGCAACATCTTCATCCGGCGCCTGCCCAACGGGCGCGCGGAGCTGGTGCTCATCGACCACGGCCTGTACGTCTACATGTCGCCCGAGTTCCGGCACCAGTACGGCGTCTTCTGGAAGGCGCTCATGACGTTCGACAACAAGACGATTGAAAAGGTGACGACGGAGTGGGGCATCAAGGCGGCGGACCTCTTCGCGAGCGCGACGCTGATGAGGCCGTACGAGGGCGGCGACGAGCGGACGCGCAACGGCATCATGAAGGAGCTCGAGGGCAAGACGCCGGCGGAGCGGCACTACGAGATGCAGCAGCGGATGAAGCAGGGGATCCGCGACATGCTGGCCGACGAGGAGAAGTGGCCCAAGGAGCTGATTTTCATCGGGCGCAACATGCGCATCGTGCAGGGGAACAACCAGTACCTCGGCAGCCCCGTCAACCGCGTCAAGATGATGGGGGAGTGGGCGAGCCGCAGCCTGTTTGAGGATCCGAACCTGCCGTGGGCCAAGAGGGCGGGCAACGCGTGGCGGCATTTGCTGTTCAAGGGCGTGTTGGCGCTGACGGATGTCGCGTTTTACTTTTTCAAGGTGAAGCAGCTGCTTGGGTTCGGGGGCGGCATGGAGGACGAGATGGAGAAGAGGATGAAGGATATCGCGCAGGATTTCGGGGTTGAGCTGCAGCATGAGGTGTTTGAGGGTTAG